The sequence CGATCGAACTGGCAGCCATGCCAAGCTTATTGCAAGAAGTAGAACGCCTGCTCGAACAGCATCCGGCAATTGTTGAATGTTGTATCGTGCGGCGCATAACCCTGAGCAACACCGAGCAATTAACCGGCTTTGTGGTCGCCAAACAGCAAGTTGAGCCAAGCGAGATCCTGCATTATCTTGAAGATCAGCTTGATTGCCAACTCGCAAATCTCGGCTTGATTCAGGTTGATCGTCTGCCGCGTACCGCCGATGGCCAGCTTGATCGCCAACAATTAGCCCAAACCAGCCTGCTTGATAGCCAGCAAATCGCCGATTTACAAGTCCAGCTTCAACAAGCGGCCAGTGGCGCAGAGCTAGCGGTGGTGGCTCAGCCGATCTTGCCAGTTTCAAGCCCGCTGCACATCGATGATCTTGTGCCAATGGTCGAAACTGGTAATTTTGGCACATCGCAACGCACAATCAGCGAGCAACCAGTTGAAACGGTGTCAACCCAAGCCAAGCCAGCGTTGGCAGTTGGGCCACCGTTGATCAAGGCGGAACAAGCGCCGTTGACCTTGGCTGAGGCCTTAGTGCTCGCCGCCAAACACTACCCTGAACATGGCATTAGTTATATCGAAGCAGATGGCAAAGCGTTGTTTCAATCGTATGCCGCGCTATTGGCCGATGCTGAGGCGGTTTTGGCTGGTTTGCGGGCGGCAGGTTTGAAGCATGGCCAACATGTTGTGCTGCAATTTGCCCATAACGAGCCATTTGTGGTGGCATTTTGGGCTTGTATGCTTGGTGGTTTTACGGCGGTTCCCTTGGCCTTGCCCAACAGCAGCGATCCCAATAACCCTGCCGTGAGCAAGCTCTACAACACCTGGCAAACCTTGGAACAACCACTGATCGTCAGTGAACAAGCCAGTTTAAGCCAGCTTCAGCGAATTTTCAATGGCTTGGGGGTGGCCAAACCAACGATTCAGATCACCGAACAGTTGCGCCAACATCAGCCTGATCAGCAGCATCAACAACTCGCGCCACAGGATGCGGCCTTGTTGTTGTTTACCTCGGGCAGCACTGGCCTTCCCAAAGGGGTCGAATTAAGCCATCACAATATTATTAGCCGCTCCAAGGCGAGCGCTCAACACAATCATTTTGATCATAATGATGTTTCATTAAATTGGATGCCGCTTGATCATGTTGGTGGGATTGTGATGTTCCACGTTCACGATGTGTGCTTGGGCTGTCGCCAAATTCAGGCCAAAACCGACTATATTCTGGAAGATCCCGTGCGTTGGCTGGATTTGCTTGAGCAGTATCGCGCCACGATTACTTGGTCTCCCAACTTTGCCTATGCCTTGATCAACGATCAGCATGAACGGGTTAATAGTCGCCGCCGTAATCTCAGCTCGCTACGCTTTATTTTGAATGGTGGCGAGGGCATCAATAAACAAACTGCCTTGAATTTTCTTGGTTTGTTGCAAGCCCATGGCCTGCCCGCAACGGCCATGCACCCCGCCTATGGCATGTCCGAAACCTCATCGGGCATCAGCTCATCCGATCAACTGGTGCTTGGGGCAACCACAGGCTTTCACGAACTTGATCAGGCCTCATTAACTGGGGTGATTCAGCCAGCCAGCGCCGATAGCATTGGAGTTTCATTTATCGAAGTTGGCGCACCATTGCCTGGGGTTTCACTACGAATTGTCAACAGCAACAATCAATTGCTCAGCGAAGATCTGATTGGCCGTTTGCAAATCCAAGGCCCGACGATCACCGCTGGCTACTACCGCAACCCTGAGCTTAACCGCGAAGTCTTTACTGACGATGGTTGGTTCACGACTGGCGATTTGGCCTTTTTGCACCAAGGTCGTTTGACAATTGCTGGTCGGGAAAAAGATGTAATCATCATTAACGGCATCAATTATCACAACCACGAAATCGAAGCCTTGGTTGAAACAATCGAAGGCGTGGAAGTTTCCTACACGGCGGCTTGTAGCGTGCCAAGCAAACATACGGGCGGCACGGAGTCGCTGGTAATTTTTTACGTTTCAAAATCAACAGAATTTGACCAACAACTAGCCCAAATTCAGCTGATTCGCGAAGTGGTGGTGCAAAAAATTGGCATCAACCCCAGCTATGTGCTGCCAGTTGCCAAGAGCGATATTCCCAAAACAGCGATTGGCAAGATTCAGCGTTCGCAATTGAGCCAGCGTTTTATCAATGGCGAATTTAGCAGCATCACCAAGCCAATCGATTTAGCGCTAGCCAACGAGCAAACGTTGCCACGCTGGTTCTTTAGCAAGCAATGGCAACCTGTCAGCAAGCGCCATAATCCGGCTTTGCTCAAGCCAAGCTATGCAATTTTCAGCGGCGATACCACGCTAGCCCGTGAGTTGATTGATTTGCTCGAACAGCACAATCGCGCTTGGGTATTGATCAGCGCTGGCGAAACATTCAGCCAGCAGGGAAATCACTACACGATTAATTTGCACGAGCCTGAGCATTATCACCAGCTCGCCGCTGCCCTGGCCGCCGCCAATATTCACGATTATGTTCACTTGTATAGCTATGATTTACCAAGCGAAATTGAGCATGTTGGCGATTTGGCTGCGGCCCAATATCGTGGAGCCTATAGTCTTTTGTTCCTAACCCAAGCCTTGGCCCAGCAAAAGCTCAGTCAGGCCAGCTTAACCGTGGTTTCACAACGCAGTCATGCGATTGATTCCAGCGATCAAGTGGTCTATGCGGCGGCTCCAATTCATGGCTTACTCAAAACCATGCCCTTAGAAATTGATTGGCTCAGCTGCCAGCATGTTGACCTTGATGCAGCAAGTGCAACCACCAACAGTCAACAAATTTACCAAGAATTGGCGCAAGCAAAGCCTAGCGCTGAGGTGGCCTATCGGGCAGGTCAACGCTTCGTGCCACAGTTAGTCGAGGCTGAACTGGCGCAATCAAGCCCAGTCGAATCGCCGCTGGTCAAAGGTGGCCTCTATTTGGTGACTGGCGGCTTAGGCGGGATTGGCAGCCAATTTGCCCGCTGGTTGCTACAAAACTACAACGCCCGTTTGCTGATCACAGGCTCAACCGAATTGCCATTGGGCAGCGATTGGGCCAAGCATCTGGGCACTGATAGCAGCTTGAGCAAACGTTTACGCGCCTACAAAGATCTGATCGATATCAGCAACGACGTGCATTACCAAGCGGTTGATATCACCGATTCTGCCCAATTAGTTCGCTTAATTAATGATGCAGAACAGCGCTGGAATCAGCCATTGGCAGGGGTTTTCCACTTTGCTGGGGCTGGCAATTTGGCCTATCACTGGACAGTAATGGATCGCCACTGGATCACCAACGAAAGCCTAGCAACCTTTGAAATGATGTTCGCGCCCAAAGTCTATGGCACCTGGGCCTTGCAACGAGCCTTGAGCCAGCGCCCAGAACTACCAATTGTGGCGATGTCATCGATTAACAGCTTTTTCGGCGGAGCGACATTTAGTGCCTACTCGGCAGCCAATAGTTTTCTCGATAGCTTTATGCTGCATCAACGCCAAACCTCGCATCCCAAAGCGCTCTGTTTGAACTGGACTCAATGGGACAATATTGGGATGAGTCTCAATAATCCGCAGCAAATTCGCAGCCTTTCTGCGGAGCGCGGCTACAACGTAATTGGTTTACAACAGGGTTTGCAATCGCTCTTAGCGGGCATCAGCCAAAACCAATATCCACTGGTGATGATTGGCTTAAATGCTGATAGCCCAGCGCTGCGCCAACATCTGGCAGTCAGCCAGCCCTTGCAACAACGCATCAATCTTTATACAACCCATCAGCATGGCCCGCTCAGCCACGATCGTTACCGCCAACTAGCCAATAGTTATTTTGGCTCGGCCACGCTGGAATGGTATCGCGTTACTGAATTGCCGCGCACCAACAGCGGGGCGATTGATCAGGCTGCATTAGGCCAACTCGATGCTACCAACCAACAAACCGCACTCGATCAACCAACTAATATCATCGAAGAACAGTTGGTCAGCATTTGGCAAGAGATTCTCGGCAAGCCCAAGATCGGCATTCACGACAACTTTTTTGCCTTGGGCGGCCATTCGCTCCTGGCAACCCAGCTCGTTTCACGGTTGCGCGATGGCTTTAACCTTGAAGTGCGGTTGTATCAACTCTTCGCCGCGCCAACCATCGCTGAACTCGCCAACTGTATTGCCGAACTGCAACTTGAACAAATCGATTCAGCTGAGATGGATGCACTCTTAGCCGAGCTTGAGGGATTATCAGAAGCCGAACTTGAAGCAGGATTAGGTTAATTTCGGGAATTTGTGTGTAGTTGAGGTTTGATTGTGAGCGATTATTCTGAGCGTTTAGCGGCACTTTCGCCAGCCAAACGGGCCTTACTTTTGCAAAAAATTCAAGACAAAGCCAATAAAGCCGCCCAACAGATTCAGCCAAGGCTTGATCAAAGCAGCTATCCGTTGTCGTTTGCCCAACAACGGCTCTGGCTCATCGAGCAACTTCAGCCCAACGCGGCTTTATACAATATTTCGATTCCAATTCTGATTCGCGGCGTTTACCCTGAATTGCCGAGCATTTTGACCCAGTGTTTGACCGCGATTTCCCAACGCCATGAGCCATTACGCGCCAGTTTTAGCATGGTCGATGGCCTTCCTCAGCAATCAATTATGGCCTTGGAAAGCGTCGAAATGCCGCTTGTTGATCTAAGCGAATTAACCTCAAGCGAGCGTGAAGCCGCCGTGCATCAGTTTATGCAAGCTGAAACAGAGCGCCCGTTTGATTTGCGTCATGATCAACTGTTTCGGGCCAATTTGCTACGCATCAGTCCCAACGAGCATCTTTTATTGCTAATCATTCATCACATTGCTTTTGATGCATGGTCAGTCAAGATCTTTATCCAAGAATTTGAGGCGATTTTTACGGCCTTGGAAAACCAGCAGCCGTTGCCGCAATTTGCACCATTGGCCTTGCAATATGCCGATTTTGCTGCTTGGCAACGCGAATGGTTACAAGGCGCAACCCTCGATCAACAACTCAGCTATTGGAAAAACCAGCTTGCTGGTGAATTGCCTGTGCTGGCCTTGCCAACCGATCGCCCGCGTCCAGCCATTCAAACCTTCAAAGGCGGTCGCCACACCTTTTGGATCAGCACCGAGCTTACCAACCAACTCAATCACCTCAGCCAGCAACATCAAGCAACCTTATTTATGCTGTTGCTCAGTGCATGGGTCAGCTTATTGCATCGCTACAGCGGCCAAAACGACATCATTGTTGGTTCGCCGATCGCCAACCGCAATCGGCGCGAGTTGGAAGATCTAATTGGATTTTTCGTCAATACCTTGGTGCTGCGCGTTAAATGCGCCGATGATCCAAACTTCCTCGATTTGCTGGAGCATGTGCGTGAAGTCGCGCTGGGAGCCTACGCCCACCAAGATTTGCCGTTTGAAATGCTGGTCGATGCCCTGCAACCAACCCGCGATCTTAGCCGTTCAGCGCTATTTCAGGTGTTGTTTGTGCTACAAAACGTTTCGATGGGGGGCCAGCATTCAGCCTTCGATATTTTGGAAGATGTGGCTAGCCCTTCAAAATTCGATCTCACACTGTCGATGTTTGAGTTTGAGCAGGGTTTACGCGCAACAATTGAATACAACATTGATCTATTCGATGCCAGCACGATCGAGCGTATGAGTCAACATTATGTCACATTGCTTAGCAGCATCAATCAACAACCGCAAACCAAACTTTCACAATTGGCAATGCTCACGGCGG is a genomic window of Chloroflexota bacterium containing:
- a CDS encoding SDR family NAD(P)-dependent oxidoreductase, with protein sequence MDFQSIQRRFATAVEQRSSQAALRYHDQVVSYHELAERAQRIASGLAAKQVGVGTNVAIVLTNPIDICSTLLATLLLGARYALLSPNLANVRLQQVLSRQQFTLVGSAASRTLVDQQYPWLEFEQLATSELAVITPHAASAESLISLSLASNPSGLLEAGQLSQTNLLSFIDFNLSKAKVSFQQSLWLGTEFNDFTAFASLATLASGGTLRFSTLETLDHDIDEQPQTLILTLSTLGQLFTQQPALPKVRHILSSGEGLLDGEALKQQLKQQQTAWHNYYGFPAFQLLTVVGANTQTQTASQIHSGKPVPHTQALILDQHKQLAPIGLIGELYVAGAGVFAGFEQAQLNAERFIASPFAADTQLYQTRYLARWQDDGRLSISGSLDSTIELAAMPSLLQEVERLLEQHPAIVECCIVRRITLSNTEQLTGFVVAKQQVEPSEILHYLEDQLDCQLANLGLIQVDRLPRTADGQLDRQQLAQTSLLDSQQIADLQVQLQQAASGAELAVVAQPILPVSSPLHIDDLVPMVETGNFGTSQRTISEQPVETVSTQAKPALAVGPPLIKAEQAPLTLAEALVLAAKHYPEHGISYIEADGKALFQSYAALLADAEAVLAGLRAAGLKHGQHVVLQFAHNEPFVVAFWACMLGGFTAVPLALPNSSDPNNPAVSKLYNTWQTLEQPLIVSEQASLSQLQRIFNGLGVAKPTIQITEQLRQHQPDQQHQQLAPQDAALLLFTSGSTGLPKGVELSHHNIISRSKASAQHNHFDHNDVSLNWMPLDHVGGIVMFHVHDVCLGCRQIQAKTDYILEDPVRWLDLLEQYRATITWSPNFAYALINDQHERVNSRRRNLSSLRFILNGGEGINKQTALNFLGLLQAHGLPATAMHPAYGMSETSSGISSSDQLVLGATTGFHELDQASLTGVIQPASADSIGVSFIEVGAPLPGVSLRIVNSNNQLLSEDLIGRLQIQGPTITAGYYRNPELNREVFTDDGWFTTGDLAFLHQGRLTIAGREKDVIIINGINYHNHEIEALVETIEGVEVSYTAACSVPSKHTGGTESLVIFYVSKSTEFDQQLAQIQLIREVVVQKIGINPSYVLPVAKSDIPKTAIGKIQRSQLSQRFINGEFSSITKPIDLALANEQTLPRWFFSKQWQPVSKRHNPALLKPSYAIFSGDTTLARELIDLLEQHNRAWVLISAGETFSQQGNHYTINLHEPEHYHQLAAALAAANIHDYVHLYSYDLPSEIEHVGDLAAAQYRGAYSLLFLTQALAQQKLSQASLTVVSQRSHAIDSSDQVVYAAAPIHGLLKTMPLEIDWLSCQHVDLDAASATTNSQQIYQELAQAKPSAEVAYRAGQRFVPQLVEAELAQSSPVESPLVKGGLYLVTGGLGGIGSQFARWLLQNYNARLLITGSTELPLGSDWAKHLGTDSSLSKRLRAYKDLIDISNDVHYQAVDITDSAQLVRLINDAEQRWNQPLAGVFHFAGAGNLAYHWTVMDRHWITNESLATFEMMFAPKVYGTWALQRALSQRPELPIVAMSSINSFFGGATFSAYSAANSFLDSFMLHQRQTSHPKALCLNWTQWDNIGMSLNNPQQIRSLSAERGYNVIGLQQGLQSLLAGISQNQYPLVMIGLNADSPALRQHLAVSQPLQQRINLYTTHQHGPLSHDRYRQLANSYFGSATLEWYRVTELPRTNSGAIDQAALGQLDATNQQTALDQPTNIIEEQLVSIWQEILGKPKIGIHDNFFALGGHSLLATQLVSRLRDGFNLEVRLYQLFAAPTIAELANCIAELQLEQIDSAEMDALLAELEGLSEAELEAGLG